GATGTTGGCAGACTCGGATGGAGAATAATGCATGAACTTGGAAAGATACAGAACAAGGTTGCTTGCATTGGCCAGGAATGCTAGATTCTCCAATACTTCAACAACTGATATTATACAGTTCATAAGATTAGCTCATCCATCAGTAATCACGAGAATAATGAGAACAAAAGATTTTTGTTTTTAACCACGTTTATGGGAAGTGCAGAAGTACTTTAGATCTCACAAGGACCaaaattcaatattttgttCTTATATATACTGACCCAATACAAAGGAGGCAGCCAGCATGCCTCCATGGCGTCCTTTCACAGCAGGTCTCTTCCTCCAGTCCACATAGTCTTCGCAGAGGTTCAGCCGTTGAGTTTCTTCCTAAAGAATGAAGGATAAAAGCGTTTAAGTTGGGTTATAGTTAGAAGAAATTAGGAAAATTCACAAACTTGAAGGAATAAGCGAGGAAATTAAACTATGATATCCCACCACATGTTTTTCAGTTTGTAATGGAGTTGCAGTGATAGAAGACATTCTTTTTTCTTCAGTTGGAGGGGTACGGAAATTGGACAATTGGGACTCCCAAATTTTAATGCAGAGTTGATCCAGAATTCTCTATTCAAATTGGTCGTGAAGTAAAATGGAGTGGTTGTATTTATAGACTCACAAAATGCTGGTCcaaccaaaaaagaaaactcTAGACTCTTTCGAAAATGACAACTCCTTTCTTTCCCTTGGTTTCACCCCAAATCTACAGTGTTGCCAATAATCATTCATCTCATGCACAAGCAGAAATATTCATCCACATTGGATTCTCTCTGGAGTTTGTTGATTCAACTTTTACCGtagataataaatatatatatgaccATCATCAATGCCGTTGAAATCGAAAACCTAGATTTAAAGGACTCTCTCATACTTCAATAATGGAATGATATTTATTCATTTTACACATTAACAATCTTCCACATACCATCTTAGTAATTTGGCAACAACGTTCAAAATGACTTTACTTTTGGAATCAACTAAAAAGTTTCATGCCAAGAAAGATATTTGTATATCTATGATATTTATCTTATCTAATGTATGTGATTAACTTTGCAAATCGCAAAAGCTAACGAGCCTCCATATTTTTACTTTTGGTTTCACCCAAAATGACTCACACCAATAAAAATGATTGCACAACCCTCTTCTTATTGAGCCAATGTGTCACTTCGGTTGCATTCCCGACAAGATCACCATCACAACCAAAAGGGGAGTGACAATTCGGGAGACTACAAACTTCTATGccatacaatatatatattataatttacAATGCTGAAAACAAAATATATGAAAACAACCCACATGAAGATGAAAAGTACGTGAATGGTATAGAAGACATTAGAACAAAAGAATAGTGAATCAATAGACAAGTTGGAATAGAAAAATGATAAGTAAAGGAAGGAATGGAAATGGATAATATCTGGGATGGGATTGAGATGAGAAAGAGGGAAGAGTGGGGTTTTGATTAAATTAGAtatgaaaattaaattgaaGGACCTACCtttgtttcattttttcaaaGTGTCTTGAGGACTCAGCACCGCATCCTGGAGGTGGGGTAGTGGAAAAAGCCAAAAACCCACTGAGGAATTTCATCAAAACGTAAAAAGGGCAATGACCCATCATCTTGCCGTCTTGTATAATGTGAGTGGGCATCAATCCTTATCGATAGCAACTTTTCCAAAATGGCTGGGTCGTGTTCTTCAGATGGGGGCTGAAATGTTAATTAAGTGTAAATTGTAAGGATCCTCGTTTGCTGGTGATTGCCGGATGGAGTAAGTAATCTTTCTGAAGGCAAACAATCAAACGAGTGGACATTGTTGGTTCTCATCAACGTGCAATTTAATGTCTTCCAGTGAACTCCAAATTCAATGGCTAAAAACCCTTCAAACCCCATATGAAAATGGACCCTACTCCAAATTTGGGTACCTTTGATTTTGTATGTGGAGATTAATACCAAGCATGTAAATGGTCGGTGCACTTCCCATTCCCATGCAATGCAACTTGGTTATGCTTTCTTAACCCATATAGCTCCATACCTCCATGGTCCATGGTGGATTTAAGTATAGTTTAGTAGATAAGGTAACTTCGATTCAATTGTGCATTTGTTCATCTAAAACTAATAATTCTTTTCTCTATATTGTCACATGCAATTTACATTTATTACATTTCAAAGAGAAATGATGTGTTTTGTAGTTTTTAATATTTGAGGTAGCCAAGTTGGAAGGGATAGAAATGTGTGGATGGTATATATCAAGTACATGTCCTTTTTTCCGTATTTCAAAATATCTCACAAAACACGAATGACTTTGTTTACATGGAAGTTGTATTGTGATTGTTTTGTAAGTTATGAGTAATATAAAgtttcatttcaaaatcaattgaTATTTGGAACATATTACAAAGTCTTTCTATTCTATCGATATAAAATTCTAAATATGGAAAATTGGTCCCTAAATGACTAATAATTTAGGTAATTTAATGGGGTGATTTTCttaaacaaattattattttatgaatTAGGTAGGAAAAGTTAGGATCACAAAGAAGTGGTTGTGCTTGTGCAAGTGTGTGCACTACCCTCTATTTTAATTCTAATagttattgttttatttaagccattaaatcaaaatcattaaaatcattttaaaaggttaaagAATTTATTTGTATGTGACTTCCAATGTAAGTagaaaaaatctaaaatatttaaaaatgaatgTTTGGTAGTCATTTCCTTTACCAgatttgtattttatttattggTCTTTTCTTGAAGGCAAAGTAATTATTGTTATCTTACAAGTAGTAGTTgaattcaaaaattttgcctgCTCGAGACTTTATAGTTATATagttcaataaaaataatttaagaaaaatataaggAGTTAAGTTTAAACTTGGGTATAGAGGAGGTTGAATAACCGTTTTTATCACTAAGCTAACATAAAGAGCATAAATTGAGGAAGGCTCGAGCCATCTTAAACTTATACTTTATCTTCCCATGCTCAAAGATTATTATAACACAATAAAATAGATATTGGTGGTTAACATTCCACTTTTACCACAGGAAAAAGAACGATTTCCTCTATGAAAATAAAAGGTGCAATCAATGGTGCCACATCCTTGAAGTAGATATCCCACTTTGAATTACATGAGTGGGAAACTGCATAGCATTATTCCAAGCATCATTCAAATAAGATAATGTTTTCATATTTCACATTATAAATGTCTTTATCCTAAATATATGGATAAAAAAGGGTTATTAAAGTTCATTTGGTCAACTTCTAATCATCTAAAGGCTTCTTCTTAAGGGGATCAACTACTTgtgaattattttataaacaaGTGAAAAAATACATTCATATACTATGTGTAGGTTTTGTTACAGAATGAGATCTTTATGTTACTATTGCTCTTGTGATCAAGCTAGCTTAGTAAAACGTCCTACTCTAAAAAACGCACAGATTTTAGAAATACATAGCCTGATACTGTGGAGTCGAACTGGTTGGAAATTGTAATCTTTTGACCAGTAGTTCTATGAAGCAtacaaaaatttcatttttcatcGTTGAGGTTAAATCTTTATACACGCAATACCTAACACTGTGTCCTATAACCATGTTTGTCGTTGGAGTAACACTTTTTTCATAGTTGTTGCCTTTCAAGTTGTGGATGTAATTCTATTGAttgctttcttttttaaaaaaataaatcttacaTCACACTCGTAATAGACTTATATTAACTAGTTGTCTTTCAAATATATTTCTAAGAAGAATGAGAAGAGAATTTGTTAGTTCaaataaggaaaaaatataACCCAAATTCATAGAGAAGTGTCACGAATGTCGAACTTACATGTTACTCAAGCCCTCCCAACAAGAACGTGGGTTGAAATACTATTCCACAAGAGAATACATTTTGCAGCTGTTTCTTAACATGTTGCACAAAATGAACAAGACCTCGAAGTGGTTTACATTCATGAATAATCCGAGTGAGATTCAGAGTAATCACTCGGATACGGCGACATCACCTCTTGCTCTAGCTGCTGCAGTACTTGGTTCATTGTAGGCCGCATAGTTGGGTTGCCATTGGTGCACCTCGCTGCTATTTCGAGAATCGCTTCTACCGTTTCGACATCTGCATTCTTGCACCTATTATCGACTATGTTCTCCAATTGGTCTTCTCCCCGCAAGGTGTTCAACTGTTAGACATGATCATATACAATTTAATGCATTGTTATTTAGAGATTGAAAAAAAGTTGCAACTTGAACCGAGTAGAGATTTGCTTACCCAACCAACAATATTTACACCCCTCTTCGAGAAAAATGGATCACTTGGTCTCTTTCCTGTTACAAGCTCCAGCAAGAGAACTCCAAAGCTATAAACATCAGACTTCTCAGTTCCTATCCCACTTTCTAAGTATTCTGCTCAAGAAAAAGTAGGTCCAAAAAAGATTTTATTTGAGCTTATAGTTCTATAAATTTCTGAATTGAAGTTGAATCATTATTAGGGAATTGCACCTGGAGCCAAATAACCAAATGTGCCAGCAACAACAGTTGTGACATGGGAATCCCCATCAACCGAAAGCTTTGCAAGACCAAAGTCAGATACGTGCGGCTCTAAGTTCTCGTCAAGAAGAATGTTGCTGGATTTTATGTTGCAGTGCACAATCTTTGGACAGCAATCGTGGTGTAAGTACGCCAGTCCTCGAGCGGAGCCTAACGCTATGTTTAACCGAGCACTCCAATCCAATGACTGTTCTGGTCCACGTTCTGCCAATAGTGAAAAGATAAGTCTATAAAGAgttgaaaagaagaataaaactTCCACAGTCCGAGTTCCATAATCATGATATTACATcttcctatatatatattagttcttaatattttgaattttgaaattcaaTAATGGAACAGAAAAATGATACCATGCAAGAAATTATCCAAGCTACCAGCCGACAGATAGTCATATATAAGAAGCTTTGAAGAAGGAAGCCTGCAATAACCACGCAATTTCACTAAATTTATGTGTTTAATGCTACCCAGTATCTCCAATTCTCTTTCAACTACTTGGTCTGGACCGTCTTGAGTCCTATCAATTTTCTTCACAGCAAAAGCTCCGGAATCATTCATGACCATTCGATACACAGTTCCAAGACCTCCTGAGCCAACAACATTTGTTTCATTCAGGGCCTCCAGCTTTTCTATGATCTCACATGTTGGATATAGTAGATCCCCATGGAATGTAATAAGCTTTGCACCTACATTGGTTTGTGAGGGTTGTCAATTGCGATATGTATTATTTTGAGGGAAAATGTACAAAttagataaaagaaaaagaaccaaGATTGAAATGAATTGCTCACTTGTATCACGACTTTTTTGCTTCTTAACTTCCATGTAACTCTTTGCAGTTCTTTCTTTCTTCGACACCAGACGAGTCCACGTGAATACAATAAGTATGACCAACACAAACCCTGCTGTTGATATTGCACCAATCAACAGTCCTTTGGTGTAATGAGAGGATCGCTTAGGAGGAactgtaaaataaaaaaatagaataagtaTACATGATTCTCTGGCAAATTTAACCATTCTGTCACAGACTCATCTAATTGGAATATGATTAAGTGGTAAATAACTTCATTGAAGTGTAAAGAGAAATTGCCTGCTGCTTCATCACTTTCAGCATGTGGTAAGACGACAGGAAAACCCAGTGAAGTCCGGCACGGCTTGTTCACTTGTCGACCACAAAGACCTTGATTACCAAAGAATCTGTCACATCAAGGGATCATCTTAAGATACAGAATGCGTTGAAGAACCAAGTCAAAACAAGCAGGATAAATTGGGGAGGAAAAGATGATAATAATTTTGAAGTCAAGGCAAACAAGCAAGTGGCATGTTTCTCTTCTCTGGATTTTGCCATCAACGTTAAACCATCCACTTGCATTGATACCAGTTCAATAGTATTCTCAAATCCTATTCTCGATTTCTCTTTGGAATGCCAAGAACATGCCTATATGGCCACTTGATTAATCAATTGTATACTTCTAAACCATGCTTGTATAAATCATAGAACTAAATCCTACCCAAGAACCTAACATAATGATACGAAGCATGTTACTCTGAGGGTATGGCATAGACAAAGGATTTCAACATGTATAAAAGGACTGTATCTTGATAGTGTACTTACGAGTTGTTACCAAAGGTGCTTAGAACTCCAATATCTGGGATTTCTCCAAAGAAAAAGTTGGTAGATAAATTCCTGAAATGAGTACCAAGTTCGTAAGAAAAGCAACAAGGATAAAAGTTTTAGTAATATGAACTGCAGGCATGGACAGTTGATGTAAATGTAGCTATAGTGATAACAACTTACAGATTCCGCAAGTGTGTAAGACGACCAATTGATGATGGTATACTACCCTTAAAGGAATTGCAAGATAAATCACTACAATTAAATACCAGTAATCAAAATTAGGTAGCAGGGGTGAAGTACAAAACAACAGATACAAAAACCCAGAAGGCAAACAAACTATTAGTATTCTAATTGCAAAATTTACGATATAAGTGCCTCTTTTAATTGACTTGATAAATAGATATTAGCTAAGATATCAAGAAGACCACATAATCATCCAAGAATGAAGAGGGGAAAAAGATCGAGACTCTCACAGTATGGTAAGGTATGAAAGGTTTCCAATATTTGATGGAATGCCTCCTTGAAGATAATTAGCCCTCAAGTACCTGAATCAAAATCTCATGAATATAAATAAAGCACTTGGCAGCACATACACAAGAATGGTGGAGGGAGGGCTGTAAAAATGGTAATGGTTACTTACAGAGCTCTAAGTTCAGAACAATTGGCAAGTTCATTGGGGATATATCCATGTAAGCCGTTCTGGTGGAGAGCCCTGTTTACACATAAGAAAAACATACTTAACTAAAGTCTATCACTCCATAATATCAGAATAGAGAAGTAAGATGCTTGCACAGATGCTTACAGTCTCTGCAATCTACTAAGTTTACCAATGCTGGGAGATATAATCCCTCCTAGTTGCATGAACGGAAGATTACTGGAAAACCCACAAACAAAAATACCCTAAGATATTGAAATGAGTGCTCAAAAGATAGTTTAAAAGAGAATGAAGTGACATACACCGAGCTGACACGAGAGTCCTCAGGATGGCAAGAGATACCAGTCCATTTACAGGGAGTTTCATCTGTAGGGCTCCAATTACTGAGGACGTTCTTAGTGTCATTTAAAGTACTTTTGATTTCCAACAATGTTAAACCTGAGACATAAGACAAAGTAAAACATAAACCCTAAAGAAATCTTCAGCAGAAAGGGCATAATAGAGGTAGAGTTTACCATCTTCAGTGAGAGAAAAAGAGCATTTGCTTAAAAGGGTAGCTACTAAAATGAAGGAGGAGACCCAAATAAAAAGACCCATTTCGAATGAACTTCAAAAAATCGAATCTACAGCTAAAGATTAATCTCTCACTTGCAGCAGCCAGTCACCGGAGCTCTGCATTCACCTCAGGCAAAGAACCCCATTTCAAAAATGATCGAGAAAATTTGAAAAGGAGATTTTTGTGGTGGAAAAACTAATCAAAATGAATGGGGAGGGAGGATTTATGTTCTGACATGTACAGTTGAAGAAGGAGGGAGGACAGGTTTTTGAATGGACATGGGAAATCGTGCAAAAATGCAGTAGCCGTTTGTCGTAAGCtgaaattcaaaaaaaagaaagagtcTTGAGATTcaaaattcatattttttaatgatGATAATCTCTAAACCCTCCATGATCTTTGGTTTCTTTTTCTCAAGAACACAACTTTTCTTAGCATTTTACATTACAACAGGCAGCAATGTTTCACTTTTGAAGTGGGATTAATTTATGTAAAGCTATAAT
The sequence above is drawn from the Cucumis melo cultivar AY chromosome 2, USDA_Cmelo_AY_1.0, whole genome shotgun sequence genome and encodes:
- the LOC103493968 gene encoding LRR receptor-like serine/threonine-protein kinase FEI 2 encodes the protein MGLFIWVSSFILVATLLSKCSFSLTEDGLTLLEIKSTLNDTKNVLSNWSPTDETPCKWTGISCHPEDSRVSSVNLPFMQLGGIISPSIGKLSRLQRLALHQNGLHGYIPNELANCSELRALYLRANYLQGGIPSNIGNLSYLTILDLSCNSFKGSIPSSIGRLTHLRNLNLSTNFFFGEIPDIGVLSTFGNNSFFGNQGLCGRQVNKPCRTSLGFPVVLPHAESDEAAVPPKRSSHYTKGLLIGAISTAGFVLVILIVFTWTRLVSKKERTAKSYMEVKKQKSRDTSAKLITFHGDLLYPTCEIIEKLEALNETNVVGSGGLGTVYRMVMNDSGAFAVKKIDRTQDGPDQVVERELEILGSIKHINLVKLRGYCRLPSSKLLIYDYLSAGSLDNFLHERGPEQSLDWSARLNIALGSARGLAYLHHDCCPKIVHCNIKSSNILLDENLEPHVSDFGLAKLSVDGDSHVTTVVAGTFGYLAPEYLESGIGTEKSDVYSFGVLLLELVTGKRPSDPFFSKRGVNIVGWLNTLRGEDQLENIVDNRCKNADVETVEAILEIAARCTNGNPTMRPTMNQVLQQLEQEVMSPYPSDYSESHSDYS